gaatttttttttatcgtttttagatatttactttttaaaatataactgtGATATGTTTAAGGTTGAAGAACTCCTAATGCAtctatataatttattctagtgctgacaaaaagaaaaatataattaatgtggAAAGATGATATGATACATGAAGTGACTAAGTGTGTAGGGTATCTCTCATATCATACAGTAGTTCACAGACATAccctttatttaaaaatattaatattttatgtttggtAAATGATATATAAAGATAGACAAccattctaaattaaattattttctctatGGGATTTGATGaatgtaacattatttataatagaaaatagtAATTATTGAAACTGCACAAATTTGGCGTATTCGGCTAGGGATGAGCTATAACACCGAAAACGAACATAAGAATCACAGTCACATATAAATGCAAAAGAGATCAATTTGCATGGCGAGTTAACACATATCTCCACGTGCCTGTCTataacattttcacaaacctAGGTGTCCCTCACAGCTCCAACCCTTGTTTGGCTCACATAAGCTATGACACTCCACATTTCATCCATGCAAGCTAAGTGACCCCACCTTCTTCCAAGCCTAAAAACTCAAGTTGCATATAATGAAGAAAGAGTAGTGTTGCAAATTGCTTAAGCTTTTTCAAATCTCATTCACCAGTTGAGAAAGAAAGGATCATTGGATCATGGCAACAACAAGAAGATATGAGTTTGGAATGAATGAGAGTAGCCGCCCAGACTCTATCAGAGCCGCCATAGCTGAATTCATCTCCACTTGCATCTTTGTCTTTGTTGGAGAAGGCTCAGTCCTTGCTTTGAGTCTGTACCACATATATCCACACACTCAAAACTTATATTATACCTCTCTCATTACATGCatactattatatatacatgATTATGAATCTATATGTATATAGTGTTTGATTGAGTTGTGTGATTGCAGATCAAATTTACAAGGAACCTGGGTCATCAGCAGCTGAGCTGGTGGTAATTGCAGTGGCTCATGCCTTTGCTCTATTTGCTGCTATTGCTGCTAGTGCACATGTTTCTGGTGGACACGTGAACCCTGCTGTCACTTTTGGTGCTCTTCTTGGTGGAAGGATATCCGTCCTTAAAGCCATTTACTACTGGGTTGCTCAAATCCTTGGTTCTATTGTTGCTGCTCTCTTGTTGAGACTTGTCACTAACAACATGGTACTTTACATCAAATTCACCTTTTCCTCTCTGATATTGCTGTCTGTTGCATCCAAAAACTTGTTATTGTCATATTTATTCTTAATCTAATCTTTATTTCAAGGACAACGGTCTACATGATCAACTTGGTAATCTTTATGCAGAACCAATTTAATAAGTAAATTATCTCTTTAACCGAAACAAGGACATCTCTTgtgtacaaattttataaaaactaaagatATGAGAAACCATATAGTAGTGACTAAACTGTGATTGAGTGTTGCAGAGACCAGAGGGGTTCAGTTTATCAGTTGGGGTTGGAGCGGTTCATGGTCTTATACTTGAAATTTGCCTCACATTTGGTCTGATGTACACTGTGTATGCCACTGCTATGGATCCTAAAAGGGGTACAATTAGCACAATTGCACCCTTAGCCATTGGACTGGTGGTAGGAGCAAACATCCTGGCTGGTGGACCTTTTGATGGAGCATGCATGAACCCTGCTCGGGCTTTTGGGCCTGCATTGGTGGGCTGGAGGTGGCAGAACCACTGGATCTTCTGGGTGGGCCCATTACTTGGGGCAGCCCTAGCAGCAGTCCTGTATGAATTCGTTGTTATCCCAATTGAGCCTCCTCCTCATCAACCTTTGCCTGCTGAAGAGTATTAGTTCATTTAAGTATTAtgaaataggtttaattaaCCTAAGCTCATGCCTCTGTTTTTTCTTGTCTTTATGAGTTTATCACTACttttatgcatttttctttGATGCTGGTTTGGTTTGGACTTTGGAGTATCAACACTAAACTTGTTTAGTGTGTAGATGTTTTACTCCATCAGTATGCTGAATAAAGTGAGACCAACTCTACATGCTTCAAAATAAAGACAATTCAAAGATATCATCTTTGAGTTTCAACATTTTTCCTTTGTTCTTTCTTCAATACCAATGTCTGTGCATCTCTCTCAGTTAACTACTTTTGCAATCACACTCTCTCCCCTAGTTTACTTACTTCACCATGGATGCTAGAActcattttttgaatttaaataaataaataaataaacccaaaaaattatattttatgttgcattttgttttttattatcataatttgtaacttttattactaattaaatGGTTTGTTATGTATTTTTGCATTATAGTGTACTTCTACATAGTTTGTAATATATTTCGATTTATAATGTACTTACTATATGCattattttttggattttaCTAACatccttattattttaatttatctttctatttttaaattaatatttagtaattaaacaaatcaatgataaaaattatattataatataatttttttatcataaatctCAAACATAACATATAGGCTAGAAAATATTCATTTACTATACATGTTAGTTATAATATAATCtgtgaattttaattatagtgtaatccatatatttaaaattatttattcagtGTAAGAGATGTATGGGAGCTAAGTTACTTAGCCTAGTAGTGACAAAGAACAACACCCGTAATAATCAAGACAAAGTAGAGGGAAGTAGGATATTCATTTCATGGATTAAACTACAAGATTCaaagagtaattttttatttaacatctCTTACAACTGACttcctccttcttcttttttctttttatctcctCTTTCCATCACGTCATTCAttacatttatcatttttttctcttttcttttcagtttttcTCATTTATATGGGTTATAtgcttatttaatattttcccAATTCAAGTTGGAGGCAGTTGACCAATAACAATGGTAATATTAGGAGTAATATACAAACTGATATGACCTTCCTCATATATAGGGGTAAGCATGAATCTATAAAACTCATTAGATTAATCTTCCAATGTTCCCTCTAGCTATGACAAAGTTACAATTACAAGAATCAACAATTTTTACTTCACTGGGATAATATGTTGTATGTACCTAATTCCATTTCAATTTTGATGGTATGAGCAACTTGAAATATAAAACTCATTCAATGAAACAATATCCGACACCCCACACTCAACTGCCATACGGATAACACTTGTCTTTCATATGAACAACAGATCATTAACACCAGATATACATTATGATTATTTACCTGATTAATAGTTCTTATTCTTATGGTCCTCGCATCTTTTCAACAATGTGTCTGCTCTTTTCCTCAATGTGACGCCTTTTCTCTTCCAATTTCTCACTCATCTTCTTTCCCAAATCAAGCATCCTTTCCCTTCTCCCCATTTTTTTTGGCAATCCATCTTCCCTCTCAACAGAATGATTTCGTCTCTCCATCACCGCACTTTTATGTTCTGACTGAAACTCAGAATTGC
This genomic interval from Vigna radiata var. radiata cultivar VC1973A chromosome 8, Vradiata_ver6, whole genome shotgun sequence contains the following:
- the LOC106772216 gene encoding probable aquaporin TIP-type alpha: MATTRRYEFGMNESSRPDSIRAAIAEFISTCIFVFVGEGSVLALNQIYKEPGSSAAELVVIAVAHAFALFAAIAASAHVSGGHVNPAVTFGALLGGRISVLKAIYYWVAQILGSIVAALLLRLVTNNMRPEGFSLSVGVGAVHGLILEICLTFGLMYTVYATAMDPKRGTISTIAPLAIGLVVGANILAGGPFDGACMNPARAFGPALVGWRWQNHWIFWVGPLLGAALAAVLYEFVVIPIEPPPHQPLPAEEY